Proteins from one Enterobacter bugandensis genomic window:
- the thrL gene encoding thr operon leader peptide translates to MKRISITTITTTIIITTGNDAG, encoded by the coding sequence ATGAAACGCATCAGCATCACCACCATTACCACAACCATCATCATTACCACAGGTAACGATGCGGGCTGA
- the arcA gene encoding two-component system response regulator ArcA: MQTPHILIVEDELVTRNTLKSIFEAEGYDVFEATDGAEMHQILSENDINLVIMDINLPGKNGLLLARELREQANVALMFLTGRDNEVDKILGLEIGADDYITKPFNPRELTIRARNLLSRTMNLGTVSEERRSVDSYKFNGWELDINSRSLISPNGEQYKLPRSEFRAMLHFCENPGKIQSRAELLKKMTGRELKPHDRTVDVTIRRIRKHFESTPDTPEIIATIHGEGYRFCGDLQE, from the coding sequence ATGCAGACCCCGCACATTCTTATCGTTGAAGACGAGTTGGTAACACGCAACACGTTAAAGAGCATTTTCGAAGCAGAAGGCTACGATGTCTTTGAAGCGACCGATGGCGCAGAGATGCATCAGATCCTTTCTGAAAATGATATCAACCTGGTGATCATGGATATCAACCTGCCGGGCAAAAACGGTCTTCTGCTGGCGCGCGAACTGCGTGAACAGGCGAACGTCGCGTTAATGTTCCTGACGGGCCGTGATAACGAAGTTGATAAAATTCTTGGCCTGGAGATCGGTGCGGATGACTACATCACCAAACCGTTCAACCCTCGCGAGTTAACCATTCGTGCACGCAACCTGCTGTCCCGCACCATGAACCTGGGCACGGTCAGCGAAGAGCGTCGTAGCGTCGACAGCTACAAATTCAACGGCTGGGAACTTGATATCAATAGCCGTTCGCTGATTAGCCCGAACGGTGAGCAGTATAAGCTGCCGCGCAGCGAATTCCGCGCGATGCTGCACTTCTGCGAAAATCCGGGCAAAATTCAGTCCCGTGCAGAACTGCTGAAGAAAATGACCGGTCGTGAGCTGAAGCCTCATGACCGTACCGTAGACGTGACCATCCGTCGTATTCGTAAGCATTTCGAATCGACGCCGGATACGCCGGAAATCATCGCCACCATCCACGGCGAAGGGTACCGTTTCTGCGGTGATCTGCAGGAATAA
- the robA gene encoding MDR efflux pump AcrAB transcriptional activator RobA: protein MDQAGIIRDLLTWLEGHLDQPLSLDNVAAKAGYSKWHLQRMFKDVTGHAIGAYIRARRLSKSAVALRLTARPILDIALQYRFDSQQTFTRAFKKQFSLTPALYRRSPDWSSFGMRPPLRLGEFAMPKYEMVTLPETHLIGTTQSYSCSLEQISEFRHQMRVQFWRDFLSHAPAIPPILYGLNETHPSQEKDDEQEVFYTTALTPELANGYIQGSKPVVLEGGEYVMFSYEGLGTGVQEFILTVYGTCMPMLNLNRRKGQDIERYYPAQDAKPEEGPINLRMEFLIPVRR from the coding sequence ATGGATCAGGCTGGAATTATTCGCGACCTGCTCACCTGGCTGGAAGGTCATCTCGACCAGCCTTTGTCACTGGATAATGTGGCGGCTAAAGCGGGCTATTCCAAGTGGCATCTGCAAAGGATGTTCAAGGATGTCACCGGTCATGCTATCGGTGCCTATATTCGCGCACGTCGTTTATCGAAATCTGCGGTGGCTTTGCGCCTGACCGCGCGGCCAATTCTGGATATTGCCCTGCAGTACCGTTTTGATTCGCAGCAGACCTTCACCCGTGCCTTTAAAAAACAGTTCTCGTTGACGCCAGCGCTCTATCGCCGCTCGCCTGACTGGAGCTCGTTTGGCATGCGTCCGCCGCTGCGTCTGGGCGAGTTCGCGATGCCGAAATACGAAATGGTCACTCTGCCGGAAACCCATCTGATCGGTACAACCCAGAGCTACTCGTGCTCTCTGGAGCAGATTTCTGAGTTCCGCCATCAGATGCGCGTCCAGTTCTGGCGCGATTTCCTGAGCCATGCGCCGGCCATTCCGCCGATCCTGTATGGCCTCAACGAAACGCATCCAAGCCAGGAAAAAGACGACGAGCAGGAGGTGTTTTACACCACCGCGCTGACGCCGGAGCTGGCGAATGGCTACATTCAGGGTTCGAAGCCGGTCGTGCTGGAAGGCGGCGAGTACGTGATGTTCTCGTATGAAGGACTGGGTACGGGCGTCCAGGAGTTTATCCTGACCGTTTACGGGACGTGCATGCCAATGCTGAATCTGAATCGCCGTAAAGGTCAGGATATCGAGCGCTACTACCCGGCGCAGGATGCCAAACCGGAAGAAGGCCCAATCAATCTGCGTATGGAATTCTTGATTCCTGTCCGTCGTTAA
- the creA gene encoding protein CreA — protein sequence MKYKTLLLTALLLVAGRAAQAEQIGSVDTVFKMFGPDHKIVVEAFDDPDVKNVTCYVSRAKTGGIKGGLGLAEDTSDAAISCQQVGPVELSDKIKNGKAQGDVVFQKRTSLVFKKLQVVRFYDAKRNTLAYLAYSDKVVEGSPKNAISAVPIMPWH from the coding sequence ATGAAATACAAGACTTTGCTTCTTACTGCCCTGTTGCTGGTAGCGGGCCGTGCGGCGCAGGCGGAACAGATTGGTTCTGTCGATACCGTGTTCAAAATGTTCGGTCCGGACCACAAAATTGTGGTGGAGGCGTTTGACGATCCGGACGTGAAAAACGTCACCTGCTACGTCAGCCGCGCGAAGACGGGCGGTATTAAAGGCGGCCTGGGGCTGGCGGAAGACACTTCCGATGCGGCGATCTCCTGTCAGCAGGTGGGACCGGTTGAGCTGAGCGATAAAATCAAAAACGGCAAAGCGCAGGGCGACGTGGTGTTCCAGAAACGGACCTCGCTGGTGTTTAAAAAGCTCCAGGTGGTGCGTTTCTATGATGCGAAACGCAACACGTTAGCTTATCTGGCTTATTCCGACAAAGTCGTGGAAGGCTCACCGAAAAACGCGATCAGCGCGGTGCCAATTATGCCGTGGCATTGA
- a CDS encoding tRNA/rRNA methyltransferase, producing the protein MHLSIVLVAPARAENIGAAARAMKTMGFTDLRIVDSTAHLEPAARWVAHGSGDILDNITTYATLADALHDISFTVATTARSRAKFHYYATPAELVPMLEEKSQWLEKAALVFGREDSGLANEELELADVLTGAPMVADYPSLNLGQAVMVYCYQLASLMQIPQSQTEAANENQLAALRARVERLLSSLGVADDQKMADWLQQRLGRLEQRDTAMLHRLLHDIEKKLAE; encoded by the coding sequence ATGCATCTGTCGATTGTACTGGTCGCTCCAGCCAGAGCCGAAAATATAGGCGCTGCGGCGCGTGCCATGAAGACCATGGGTTTTACCGATTTACGTATTGTGGACAGCACTGCGCACCTGGAACCTGCCGCCCGCTGGGTGGCGCACGGTTCGGGGGATATTCTCGATAATATAACGACTTACGCTACGCTTGCCGACGCGCTGCATGACATTTCATTTACCGTTGCCACCACAGCACGCAGCCGGGCGAAGTTCCACTACTACGCCACGCCTGCTGAACTGGTGCCCATGCTGGAAGAGAAAAGCCAGTGGCTTGAGAAAGCCGCGCTGGTATTTGGTCGTGAAGATTCCGGGCTCGCCAACGAAGAGCTTGAGCTGGCGGACGTTCTCACCGGTGCGCCGATGGTAGCCGATTATCCTTCCCTGAATTTAGGCCAGGCGGTAATGGTCTATTGCTATCAATTAGCTTCCCTAATGCAAATCCCTCAATCCCAGACAGAAGCCGCCAATGAAAATCAGCTGGCCGCGCTTCGTGCTCGCGTAGAGCGTCTTTTATCGAGCCTTGGCGTTGCGGACGATCAAAAAATGGCCGACTGGCTACAGCAGCGCCTTGGACGTCTTGAGCAGCGGGACACCGCCATGTTGCACCGTTTGCTGCACGATATTGAAAAAAAATTGGCCGAGTAA
- a CDS encoding DUF2778 domain-containing protein: protein MIYCEFNYNEHFSANSLMLRCAGVGTFPVFSGLGAFMNISEYSGHRNGPIPLGKYWIVDRPMGGIGSMERMVEKWFKTGNRYWEWFALYRQDGLIDDRTFVDGVMRGNFRLHPLRPDGSGVSDGCITFRNQADFDQLRQALLKTTTQVLPHSKIKAYGELSVIGMRRA from the coding sequence ATGATCTATTGTGAGTTCAATTACAACGAGCATTTTTCAGCAAATAGTTTAATGCTTCGTTGCGCTGGTGTAGGCACATTCCCGGTATTTTCTGGCCTGGGCGCATTCATGAATATTTCTGAGTATTCCGGACACCGTAATGGACCGATACCGCTGGGTAAATATTGGATTGTAGACAGGCCTATGGGAGGGATTGGCTCAATGGAAAGAATGGTGGAGAAATGGTTCAAAACGGGGAATCGCTACTGGGAATGGTTTGCCCTGTACCGCCAGGATGGTTTGATAGACGATAGGACGTTTGTCGATGGCGTGATGCGAGGAAATTTCCGTCTTCATCCACTCCGTCCAGACGGCAGTGGCGTATCTGATGGTTGCATCACGTTCCGTAATCAGGCTGATTTCGATCAGCTGCGTCAGGCGCTTCTTAAAACGACTACCCAGGTGCTTCCCCATAGCAAGATAAAGGCTTATGGAGAGCTCAGCGTGATTGGGATGAGGCGGGCATAA
- the yjjY gene encoding YjjY family protein, with the protein MTKVRNCVLDALSINVNNIISLVLGTFPLDPTVSKTAVILTILTAT; encoded by the coding sequence GTGACTAAAGTACGTAATTGCGTTCTTGATGCACTTTCCATCAACGTCAACAACATCATTAGCTTGGTCTTGGGTACTTTCCCTTTGGACCCGACAGTGTCAAAAACGGCTGTCATCCTAACCATTTTAACAGCAACATAA
- a CDS encoding Hcp family type VI secretion system effector yields MAVPAHLWLYDINGSLIPGGSEVAGREGSIEIQSFVHGLHVPFDGNTGRLTSTRVHNVMSIEKEFDKASPYLYRAVAQAERLQRAQIRWYRITTSGTEEEFFHILLEDIRLIHINPSMHNFKQPIGQLSVPTESLGLGYARITWKYLDGNIQFTDEWNSRMCA; encoded by the coding sequence ATGGCCGTACCCGCTCATCTCTGGCTTTATGACATAAATGGTTCACTTATCCCGGGAGGGAGTGAAGTCGCAGGAAGAGAAGGCAGTATAGAAATACAGAGTTTTGTTCATGGATTACATGTTCCCTTTGACGGTAATACTGGCCGGCTGACGTCTACACGTGTACACAACGTGATGAGTATTGAAAAGGAGTTCGATAAAGCCTCTCCGTATCTTTACCGTGCTGTAGCGCAAGCCGAGAGATTGCAAAGAGCACAAATTCGGTGGTATCGAATAACAACTTCAGGCACGGAAGAGGAGTTTTTTCATATTTTGCTTGAGGATATACGTCTCATCCATATAAATCCTTCGATGCATAATTTCAAACAGCCCATTGGGCAGCTTTCGGTTCCAACGGAGTCTCTTGGCCTGGGGTATGCACGTATCACCTGGAAATATCTCGACGGCAACATTCAGTTTACCGATGAATGGAATTCACGCATGTGCGCTTAA